Proteins co-encoded in one Streptomyces sp. JH34 genomic window:
- a CDS encoding HAD-IB family hydrolase produces MLTFVENCFSPRTAAFFDLDKTVIAKSSTLTFSKSFYQGGLINRRAVLRTAYTQFVFLAGGADHDQMERMREYLSALCKGWNVQQVKDLVAETLHDLIDPIIYDEAATLIEEHHTAGRDVVIVSTSGAEVVEPIGELLGADRVVATRMVVGDDGCFTGEIEYYAYGPTKAEAIKALAESEGYDLSRCYAYSDSATDVPMLESVGYPHAVNPDRPLRREATLREWPILVFDRPVRLKQRLPEFSMPPRPALVAAAALGAAAVTAGLVWYANRRRASAVMT; encoded by the coding sequence ATGCTCACCTTTGTGGAAAACTGCTTCTCGCCGCGTACAGCAGCCTTCTTTGACCTGGACAAGACGGTCATTGCGAAGTCATCGACACTGACCTTCAGCAAGTCCTTCTACCAAGGCGGGCTGATCAACCGACGCGCTGTACTGCGCACCGCGTACACACAGTTCGTGTTCCTTGCCGGAGGTGCCGATCACGACCAGATGGAGCGGATGCGCGAATACCTCTCCGCGCTCTGCAAGGGGTGGAACGTCCAACAGGTCAAGGACCTCGTCGCCGAAACCCTGCACGACCTGATCGACCCGATCATCTACGACGAGGCCGCGACCCTCATCGAGGAGCACCACACCGCGGGACGCGATGTAGTGATCGTTTCGACCTCGGGCGCCGAAGTCGTCGAACCTATCGGGGAACTGCTCGGCGCGGACAGAGTGGTGGCGACCCGGATGGTGGTGGGCGACGACGGCTGCTTCACGGGCGAAATCGAGTACTACGCCTACGGCCCCACCAAGGCCGAGGCGATCAAGGCCCTCGCCGAATCGGAGGGGTACGACCTCTCGCGCTGCTACGCGTACAGCGACTCCGCGACCGACGTACCGATGCTCGAGTCCGTCGGATACCCGCATGCCGTCAACCCGGACCGGCCCCTGCGGCGCGAGGCGACACTCAGGGAGTGGCCGATTCTCGTCTTCGACCGACCTGTGCGGCTCAAGCAGCGGCTGCCCGAGTTCTCGATGCCGCCCCGCCCTGCACTGGTGGCCGCAGCCGCGCTGGGTGCGGCTGCCGTGACCGCGGGACTGGTCTGGTACGCCAACCGCCGCCGAGCCTCGGCGGTCATGACCTGA
- the ssd gene encoding septum site-determining protein Ssd, protein MGEGATSVEERRTGPLIVTEDAELLDDLLRLCAAAGAVPEVHQGPPGERGGWERAPMILVGDDAARMCRGLTRRPGVMLVGRDQDDPDVWRRAVEIGAEYVLRLPDSEGWLVDQIANAVEGVGRSALTVGVMGGRGGSGASTLACALAVTGARSGRRTMLIDGDPLGGGIDVLLGGEASEGLRWPDFARSKGRVGGGALEESLPALHGLRVLSWGRDDEVAVPPQAMRSVLAAARRLGGVVVVDLPRRVDESVAEALAQLDVGLLVVPGELRAVAAAQRVASSARLVLKDLRVVARGPYAAGLDEHWVAQALGMPLVGDLPTEAGLASAQDSGAPPGGNPHGALARFCAAFWELADAPACPDSGPARPRVGGAR, encoded by the coding sequence ATGGGCGAAGGCGCGACGAGCGTCGAAGAGCGTCGGACCGGACCGCTGATCGTGACCGAGGACGCCGAGTTGCTGGACGATCTGCTCAGGTTGTGTGCGGCAGCCGGTGCGGTTCCAGAAGTCCATCAAGGCCCTCCGGGAGAGAGGGGAGGCTGGGAGCGGGCCCCGATGATTCTGGTGGGCGACGACGCGGCGCGTATGTGCCGCGGGCTGACCCGCAGGCCGGGGGTGATGCTCGTCGGCAGGGATCAGGACGATCCCGATGTATGGCGACGCGCGGTGGAGATCGGGGCCGAATACGTGCTTCGGCTGCCCGATTCCGAAGGGTGGCTCGTCGACCAGATCGCCAACGCGGTGGAAGGTGTGGGCAGGTCCGCTCTCACCGTGGGGGTGATGGGAGGACGCGGCGGCTCGGGCGCGTCCACGCTGGCCTGTGCGCTTGCCGTGACGGGGGCGAGGTCGGGGCGGCGGACCATGCTGATCGACGGCGACCCCCTGGGCGGCGGGATCGACGTGCTGCTGGGCGGCGAGGCGTCCGAGGGGTTGCGGTGGCCGGATTTCGCCCGTTCGAAGGGGCGAGTGGGCGGAGGGGCGCTTGAGGAGTCCCTGCCGGCGTTGCACGGGCTGCGGGTGCTCAGCTGGGGCCGGGACGACGAGGTGGCCGTTCCACCGCAGGCCATGCGGTCGGTTCTCGCCGCAGCGCGGCGACTCGGCGGTGTGGTGGTCGTCGATCTGCCGCGAAGGGTCGACGAAAGCGTGGCAGAGGCCTTGGCGCAACTGGATGTCGGACTGCTGGTCGTGCCCGGGGAGCTCAGAGCTGTCGCGGCAGCGCAACGAGTGGCGTCGTCGGCCCGCCTGGTGCTGAAGGACCTGCGGGTCGTCGCCCGGGGCCCCTACGCGGCAGGTCTGGACGAGCACTGGGTGGCACAGGCTCTGGGGATGCCACTCGTCGGCGATCTGCCCACGGAAGCCGGGTTGGCTTCGGCCCAGGACAGCGGTGCGCCCCCGGGCGGGAATCCCCACGGGGCGCTGGCGCGCTTCTGCGCGGCCTTCTGGGAACTGGCGGATGCCCCGGCGTGCCCGGACAGCGGTCCCGCCCGGCCTCGGGTGGGAGGTGCGCGATGA